Proteins from a single region of Syngnathus typhle isolate RoL2023-S1 ecotype Sweden linkage group LG10, RoL_Styp_1.0, whole genome shotgun sequence:
- the zgc:101716 gene encoding uncharacterized protein C8orf76 encodes MELFGSHLDDSVFSEAKDRGSVCVPSYNAKSCEPEWFCEGAALDTEDSLEKQKVFKFRGDLATRQGKYQAALDAYSNCLEWISDNNLSIKRDILEGMARCYTRLDQRDRAMALLDLLSKEASNTCHLTSLLLLKVSVYQHFGVIRPWMSSLQELCSLLPFNPWNWCNLGKMCLQLLEDSTTLNKEAEEQQEELSEERLWLKACLCFIRTRLLLRILQQQQSSFVLRHNQTVVRIAEDALAHLNPDQATLLTLTEVISEDLNPEKMKEDYQDGMSLSSVCLQSFEERWWNKILLSGVLETDGYHRPSGTKL; translated from the exons ATGGAGCTATTCGGAAGCCATTTGGATGACTCTGTATTTTCAGAGGCGAAAGACCGTGGCTCGGTGTGCGTGCCTTCTTATAACGCTAAAAGCTGCGAGCCGGAG TGGTTTTGTGAAGGTGCCGCTCTTGACACGGAAGACTCTTTGGAAAAGCAGAAAGTTTTTAAGTTTAGGGGGGACCTGGCAACGAGACAAGGCAAATACCAG GCAGCCCTGGATGCTTACAGCAATTGCCTGGAGTGGATCTCTGACAACAACCTGTCAATCAAAAGAGATATTTTGGAGGGAATGGCTCGATGTTACACCAGGTTGGACCAGAGAGACAGAGCGATGGCCTTACTGGATCTgctg AGCAAAGAAGCCTCAAACACATGTCACCTGACCAGCCTGCTGCTGCTCAAG GTGAGCGTCTACCAACATTTTGGAGTCATCCGACCCTGGATGTCGTCTCTGCAAGAGCTGTGCAGCCTGCTGCCTTTCAACCCCTGGAATTGGTGCAACCTGGGAAAGATGTGTCTGCAGCTGTTGGAGGACTCCACAACCTTGA ACAAAGAAGCGGAAGAGCAACAGGAGGAACTCTCTGAGGAAAGACTCTGGCTGAAGGCCTGCTTGTGCTTCATCAGGACGAG ACTCCTACTGAGaatcctgcagcagcagcagtcgtCGTTTGTGCTGCGACACAACCAAACTGTGGTCCGAATAGCTGAGGACGCCTTGGCACATCTCAATCCTGACCAAGCGACTCTTCTCACCCTCACTGAG GTCATTTCGGAGGACCTGAACCCAGAGAAGATGAAGGAGGATTACCAGGACGGTATGAGTCTGTCGAGTGTTTGTCTGCAGAGTTTTGAGGAGCGCTGGTGGAATAAGATCCTACTGAGCGGGGTTCTGGAGACCGATGGGTATCACAGGCCGAGCGGCACCAAGTTGTGA
- the LOC133160430 gene encoding zinc fingers and homeoboxes protein 1-like isoform X2, translating into MLRDVGTDATNVGAISLSKTPIMRMKTKSEPKRIAVSLKASDEAVEYLEAEGEVEAEQQQQQQQQQQQQPIQAPLGPMASVEMLLHDSMKLGAGNFLVSQAFEQPRKSSILNPASIPPGLAQVLSAFQAQQNPSVQPQLLIPLSSIPSYSAALDINPLLGSTYKKFPYPSMAEISNLAGQTQFTEEQIKVWFSAQRLKHGVSWTPEEVEEARRKQFNGTVHTVPQTITVIPAHQLSAANGLQSILQTCQIVGGQPGLVFTQVAPGGNVPVSNPITLTVAGLPSQSQSSSRVSCQSTPTNCELKRATTVQPPSLSPQENSALSADSFSLRPKKSKEQLAELKASYLQNHFVSDAEIARLMKITNLTKGEIKKWFSDTRYNQRNSKNSNVIVFHDGGGRASGGGGGCSAATIVIDSSDETPASPHPPSAPPVKETRPKTWNPFPDFTLQKFKEKTPEQLVVLEESFEKSSTPPDEELSRLRTETKLTRREIDAWFTERRKFAAPSPESSEAERMDAAAAGGRAGEVTAASRAASSSRKGGSQTPPGGSGKQTATGSCNNNGGVKDKSKKTPEQLHILKSAFVRTQWPTTEEYDQLVEESRLPRPYIVSWFGDSRYSWKNGNLKWFFQYQSGNVEGGGAGGGGGGRGQKAGGARKRRVRNRGWGRSRPRKQPRRSASFGSDSDRCPPPKKSKSGRDILKEYYLKHRFLNEQDLDELVTKTNMSYERVREWFAEVQRRLDVGADPFQEPPSGTPDAREPAHEIRGEASHADKAPTGDRMGNEEEEDDDDDEEHEEEDTDDSEVWEPSRSVRKSLSVSED; encoded by the exons ATGCTCCGAGACGTCGGAACGGACGCTACAAATGTCGGCGCCATCTCGCTAAGCAAGACCCCCATCATGAGGATGAAGACCAAATCGGAGCCCAAGAGGATTGCCGTGTCCCTCAAAGCTTCAGATGAAGCCGTGGAGTACTTGGAAGCAGAGGGCGAGGTGGAagcggagcagcagcagcagcagcagcagcagcaacagcagcagcccaTCCAAGCGCCTCTGGGACCAATGGCGTCTGTTGAGATGCTGCTCCATGACTCCATGAAGCTTGGAGCGGGAAACTTCCTGGTCAGCCAAGCCTTTGAGCAGCCAAGGAAGTCATCCATTTTAAATCCCGCCAGTATTCCTCCTGGCCTGGCACAG GTACTTTCCGCTTTCCAGGCCCAGCAGAATCCATCAGTTCAACCCCAATTGCTAATTCCTCTCAGCAGCATTCCCTCTTATAGTGCAGCTTTGGACATCAACCCTCTGCTGGGGAGCACTTACAAGAAGTTTCCCTATCCCTCCATGGCTGAGATTAGCAATCTGGCCGGGCAGACGCAGTTCACAGAAGAGCAAATTAAG GTGTGGTTCTCAGCCCAGCGACTCAAGCATGGTGTCAGCTGGACCCCAGAGGAAGTGGAGGAGGCCAGGAGGAAACAATTCAACGGCACTGTCCACACGGTTCCTCAGACCATCACCGTCATACCTGCTCACCAGCTGTCTGCTGCCAATGGCCTGCAATCCATACTGCAGACCTGTCAGATTGTTGGGGGGCAGCCTGGCTTGGTGTTCACGCAG GTCGCTCCAGGAGGGAATGTTCCCGTGAGCAATCCCATCACACTGACGGTGGCGGGATTGCCCAGCCAGTCCCAGAGCTCCAGCAGAGTTTCCTGCCAGTCCACCCCAACAAACTGTGAGCTGAAACGGGCTACCACTGTACAGCCGCCCTCACTTTCCCCACAG GAGAACTCTGCCCTGAGCGCCGACAGCTTCAGTCTGCGCCCCAAAAAGTCCAAAGAGCAGCTGGCCGAGTTGAAAGCCAGCTACCTTCAAAACCACTTTGTCAGCGATGCCGAAATTGCCCGTTTGATGAAGATCACCAATTTAACCAAGGGGGAGATCAAAAAATGGTTCAGCGACACCAGGTATAACCAGCGCAACTCCAAGAACAGCAATGTCATCGTATTCCACGACGGAGGCGGCAGagcaagcggcggcggcggcggctgtagCGCCGCCACCATCGTCATCGACTCCAGCGACGAAACGCCGGCATCACCTCACCCTCCGTCCGCGCCTCCCGTCAAGGAGACCCGGCCCAAGACGTGGAATCCCTTCCCGGACTTCACTCTGCAGAAGTTTAAGGAGAAGACACCGGAGCAGTTGGTGGTGCTGGAGGAGAGCTTTGAGAAGAGCAGCACGCCACCCGACGAAGAGCTGAGTCGCCTGAGGACCGAGACCAAACTGACACGGAGGGAGATTGACGCCTGGTTCACCGAAAGACGCAAATTTGCCGCTCCGTCCCCGGAGTCCTCTGAGGCGGAACGGAtggacgccgccgccgcaggaGGGAGAGCTGGAGAGGTCACCGCTGCTTCtcgcgccgcctcctcctctcgGAAAGGAGGGAGTCAAACGCCACCCGGAGGCAGCGGTAAACAGACGGCGACCGGCAGCTGCAACAACAACGGCGGCGTCAAGGATAAGAGCAAAAAGACTCCGGAGCAGCTCCACATTTTGAAAAGTGCCTTCGTGCGGACTCAGTGGCCCACCACAGAAGAGTACGACCAGCTGGTGGAGGAGAGCCGCCTCCCCCGACCCTACATTGTCAGCTGGTTCGGGGACTCGCGCTACTCCTGGAAGAACGGCAACCTTAAATGGTTCTTTCAGTATCAAAGCGGCAACGTGGAAGGCGGCggtgccggcggcggcggcggcggcagaggtCAAAAAGCGGGAGGCGCTCGAAAAAGACGCGTCCGAAATCGCGGTTGGGGGAGATCCCGACCTCGAAAGCAGCCCCGGCGCTCGGCGTCCTTCGGTTCCGACTCGGACAGATGCCCCCCGCCCAAGAAATCCAAGAGCGGCAGGGACATCTTGAAGGAGTACTACCTGAAACACCGCTTCCTCAACGAGCAGGACCTGGACGAGCTGGTCACCAAGACCAACATGAGTTATGAACGG GTGCGAGAATGGTTCGCCGAGGTCCAGAGACGTCTGGACGTGGGCGCCGACCCCTTCCAGGAGCCACCTTCGGGCACGCCCGACGCAAGAGAGCCGGCCCATGAAATAAGGGGAGAGGCGTCACACGCCGACAAGGCACCCACAGGCGACCGAATGGgaaacgaggaggaggaggacgacgacgacgacgaagaGCACGAGGAGGAGGATACGGACGACAGTGAGGTTTGGGAGCCGTCACGCAGCGTGAGGAAATCCTTGTCTGTATCCGAAGACTGA
- the LOC133160430 gene encoding zinc fingers and homeoboxes protein 1-like isoform X1 yields the protein MSSRRKSTTPCMVLPSDRLEAATERTMEVGVEGPVDEAQTAVELDQTVAVGPAPLDTGDADSREDKEAPAPSVKCSAATEQPGEDRQCDMLRDVGTDATNVGAISLSKTPIMRMKTKSEPKRIAVSLKASDEAVEYLEAEGEVEAEQQQQQQQQQQQQPIQAPLGPMASVEMLLHDSMKLGAGNFLVSQAFEQPRKSSILNPASIPPGLAQVLSAFQAQQNPSVQPQLLIPLSSIPSYSAALDINPLLGSTYKKFPYPSMAEISNLAGQTQFTEEQIKVWFSAQRLKHGVSWTPEEVEEARRKQFNGTVHTVPQTITVIPAHQLSAANGLQSILQTCQIVGGQPGLVFTQVAPGGNVPVSNPITLTVAGLPSQSQSSSRVSCQSTPTNCELKRATTVQPPSLSPQENSALSADSFSLRPKKSKEQLAELKASYLQNHFVSDAEIARLMKITNLTKGEIKKWFSDTRYNQRNSKNSNVIVFHDGGGRASGGGGGCSAATIVIDSSDETPASPHPPSAPPVKETRPKTWNPFPDFTLQKFKEKTPEQLVVLEESFEKSSTPPDEELSRLRTETKLTRREIDAWFTERRKFAAPSPESSEAERMDAAAAGGRAGEVTAASRAASSSRKGGSQTPPGGSGKQTATGSCNNNGGVKDKSKKTPEQLHILKSAFVRTQWPTTEEYDQLVEESRLPRPYIVSWFGDSRYSWKNGNLKWFFQYQSGNVEGGGAGGGGGGRGQKAGGARKRRVRNRGWGRSRPRKQPRRSASFGSDSDRCPPPKKSKSGRDILKEYYLKHRFLNEQDLDELVTKTNMSYERVREWFAEVQRRLDVGADPFQEPPSGTPDAREPAHEIRGEASHADKAPTGDRMGNEEEEDDDDDEEHEEEDTDDSEVWEPSRSVRKSLSVSED from the exons ATGTCGAGCCGCCGAAAGTCCACCACGCCTTGCATGGTGCTACCCTCTGACCGGTTGGAGGCCGCAACTGAAAGGACAATGGAAGTAGGGGTGGAGGGGCCGGTAGATGAGGCTCAAACGGCAGTGGAGTTGGATCAAACAGTAGCCGTTGGCCCCGCACCACTAGATACTG GCGACGCCGACAGCCGGGAAGACAAAGAGGCCCCGGCTCCGTCGGTGAAGTGCAGCGCCGCCACCGAGCAACCCGGCGAGGATCGGCAGTGCGACATGCTCCGAGACGTCGGAACGGACGCTACAAATGTCGGCGCCATCTCGCTAAGCAAGACCCCCATCATGAGGATGAAGACCAAATCGGAGCCCAAGAGGATTGCCGTGTCCCTCAAAGCTTCAGATGAAGCCGTGGAGTACTTGGAAGCAGAGGGCGAGGTGGAagcggagcagcagcagcagcagcagcagcagcaacagcagcagcccaTCCAAGCGCCTCTGGGACCAATGGCGTCTGTTGAGATGCTGCTCCATGACTCCATGAAGCTTGGAGCGGGAAACTTCCTGGTCAGCCAAGCCTTTGAGCAGCCAAGGAAGTCATCCATTTTAAATCCCGCCAGTATTCCTCCTGGCCTGGCACAG GTACTTTCCGCTTTCCAGGCCCAGCAGAATCCATCAGTTCAACCCCAATTGCTAATTCCTCTCAGCAGCATTCCCTCTTATAGTGCAGCTTTGGACATCAACCCTCTGCTGGGGAGCACTTACAAGAAGTTTCCCTATCCCTCCATGGCTGAGATTAGCAATCTGGCCGGGCAGACGCAGTTCACAGAAGAGCAAATTAAG GTGTGGTTCTCAGCCCAGCGACTCAAGCATGGTGTCAGCTGGACCCCAGAGGAAGTGGAGGAGGCCAGGAGGAAACAATTCAACGGCACTGTCCACACGGTTCCTCAGACCATCACCGTCATACCTGCTCACCAGCTGTCTGCTGCCAATGGCCTGCAATCCATACTGCAGACCTGTCAGATTGTTGGGGGGCAGCCTGGCTTGGTGTTCACGCAG GTCGCTCCAGGAGGGAATGTTCCCGTGAGCAATCCCATCACACTGACGGTGGCGGGATTGCCCAGCCAGTCCCAGAGCTCCAGCAGAGTTTCCTGCCAGTCCACCCCAACAAACTGTGAGCTGAAACGGGCTACCACTGTACAGCCGCCCTCACTTTCCCCACAG GAGAACTCTGCCCTGAGCGCCGACAGCTTCAGTCTGCGCCCCAAAAAGTCCAAAGAGCAGCTGGCCGAGTTGAAAGCCAGCTACCTTCAAAACCACTTTGTCAGCGATGCCGAAATTGCCCGTTTGATGAAGATCACCAATTTAACCAAGGGGGAGATCAAAAAATGGTTCAGCGACACCAGGTATAACCAGCGCAACTCCAAGAACAGCAATGTCATCGTATTCCACGACGGAGGCGGCAGagcaagcggcggcggcggcggctgtagCGCCGCCACCATCGTCATCGACTCCAGCGACGAAACGCCGGCATCACCTCACCCTCCGTCCGCGCCTCCCGTCAAGGAGACCCGGCCCAAGACGTGGAATCCCTTCCCGGACTTCACTCTGCAGAAGTTTAAGGAGAAGACACCGGAGCAGTTGGTGGTGCTGGAGGAGAGCTTTGAGAAGAGCAGCACGCCACCCGACGAAGAGCTGAGTCGCCTGAGGACCGAGACCAAACTGACACGGAGGGAGATTGACGCCTGGTTCACCGAAAGACGCAAATTTGCCGCTCCGTCCCCGGAGTCCTCTGAGGCGGAACGGAtggacgccgccgccgcaggaGGGAGAGCTGGAGAGGTCACCGCTGCTTCtcgcgccgcctcctcctctcgGAAAGGAGGGAGTCAAACGCCACCCGGAGGCAGCGGTAAACAGACGGCGACCGGCAGCTGCAACAACAACGGCGGCGTCAAGGATAAGAGCAAAAAGACTCCGGAGCAGCTCCACATTTTGAAAAGTGCCTTCGTGCGGACTCAGTGGCCCACCACAGAAGAGTACGACCAGCTGGTGGAGGAGAGCCGCCTCCCCCGACCCTACATTGTCAGCTGGTTCGGGGACTCGCGCTACTCCTGGAAGAACGGCAACCTTAAATGGTTCTTTCAGTATCAAAGCGGCAACGTGGAAGGCGGCggtgccggcggcggcggcggcggcagaggtCAAAAAGCGGGAGGCGCTCGAAAAAGACGCGTCCGAAATCGCGGTTGGGGGAGATCCCGACCTCGAAAGCAGCCCCGGCGCTCGGCGTCCTTCGGTTCCGACTCGGACAGATGCCCCCCGCCCAAGAAATCCAAGAGCGGCAGGGACATCTTGAAGGAGTACTACCTGAAACACCGCTTCCTCAACGAGCAGGACCTGGACGAGCTGGTCACCAAGACCAACATGAGTTATGAACGG GTGCGAGAATGGTTCGCCGAGGTCCAGAGACGTCTGGACGTGGGCGCCGACCCCTTCCAGGAGCCACCTTCGGGCACGCCCGACGCAAGAGAGCCGGCCCATGAAATAAGGGGAGAGGCGTCACACGCCGACAAGGCACCCACAGGCGACCGAATGGgaaacgaggaggaggaggacgacgacgacgacgaagaGCACGAGGAGGAGGATACGGACGACAGTGAGGTTTGGGAGCCGTCACGCAGCGTGAGGAAATCCTTGTCTGTATCCGAAGACTGA